From Sander vitreus isolate 19-12246 chromosome 5, sanVit1, whole genome shotgun sequence:
taaccttatccgtcctcatatcattaacgtcacccatcgtggacatgctctatatcccagcacattctttgtgtcacattacgttttttgcaaacggcagttttctttacaacattggtgatgcggagcatattagtaaagcgaaaagttgtttttacgtttttgtagtgttccctggacacaaaccaataagagccattaaaaaggagttccacagtattgcaggtgaatgatgtaaaccctttgaaataaaagattatgaattataattctgttaatgatggtgctgcagcctcagtacCTAGTACCTTTCGCccacaggattgcacctaaatgaaacagattataggttcaataccatttcaccagtaatattatacttatgattaaatatgataatacactatattggaacttacgcatttactctagcagcaattttctcccacgcaaattctctcttttgcagcagccgctgtgttgcttttttaacgaaatatatgttcaaactcgctgtatgtgcgcatgagtatttccgccgaccagtttgtttgtggttgttgccatggtgaatcgtagtatcattgctccattcatactgcctttttatagtggtggtgcacacgcgtgaacctactctgagttgattgaaccaactcaaactcagagtttcccatctcagggtaagtcaactcagagttcagggttagactcagagtttgttaaacctccttcctgaaacggggcTCTGGTCTTCACCTGTCTTAAAACAagataaaaagtttaaaaactgCTTGCCACAAAGTCCTGCTCTGAGCTGGTGTCTCTATCAGCAGAATTCCAaggaaaaacaatgaaataacaACAAGGAGAAAAATAACGCAGCTCCAATTACTGGCCAAATGTACCTGGAAAAAAATATTCTGTCCAAGCATCTCCTGTAATTTGGAAAACACATGATCCACCAAACAGCACAAGTATTATTTTAACTATATATACACAGGTAATCACCCCTCTTCTCTCCAGAGACCACTGTGTTTCTCATTAATGTGAAATGGACAGAAAGGAAGTGCAGTCCGAGGCGAGTGTTAATGTTTTTTGGATGTTTAGATGAGCGGTTCTCAAGAAAGTTGgtaagcagcaataccacaggtcAAACAATCAACCCGTTTAAAACAGGCAAGTTTTTTAAAGGGCACTACACTAGTAATATTAATCCTCCAAAGTTATAATAACAAACTGAAATTAACACAAGGCCAGGTGTTTAGAAAACATATTGTAGGATATTTTACGTGTGTGTTTTACTTGTTATTTGCAGACAATAACACTCAACTATCGGGGCATACAAGTAGGCCAGTGCTTACTGTATACCAGTCACAGAAAGGGTAAACCAATCCAGTGTTTCAGGTAAGCATCTGTATTAATATAAACCCATTACTAATATCTGGAGGGTCCATTTTAATGTCAATATTGTGTTCTCCTGTATAAGCTTCAGTTTAATTATTTTGATGCAGACATGACTTCTCTCATTCAAAACCTTTTCAGCACTGAATAGTATACTGACAGTACGGGTTAGGTATCTGCGTAATGATAAGATGCCACCAAACCCTGGACTCTGCCAAACTGGCTCCATGTAAGGATTGCACTCTCTAGTCTAATACCACATGTTGTACTGTTACCAAGACTCAGGCCAACCACAGACAACTCATCAGTCTCTACAGCACTTGCACTCCTAACAGTCTCCTCAATGACCCTCTCCCTTACACCTTATACAACACCCTCTCAGACACAAGAATCTCAGAATCCGTAACCTTGCTTGACATGACTTATCATTGGTTATCCCTgatttgttatttattgttatatacgttcattttcatttcaaaccaAGCACACATGAAGGTATTTGAGGGCCATGGTCTTCCCTCTGCAGCAGAAAAACAATGACAAGGGAGTTAGTATTTAGGTTGTGTCAGTGCTGGACAAACGAGATGGAAAGTTAAAAGACGTGGAACAGCCACTATTCTAATTCCAGGATTGCTGACTTGATGGTGTAGTTTGCTTGTAATTGGTATAGTCATTCCCTATAGACCAATATaatattttgtaatttaatCAGATGACTTTTCAAATATTGTGAGTGAACGTTTGCACATTTTATCCTCTAAAACGATTCCACGATCAATTACTTTGTATGTTACGATAAGAATGGGAGTTCGGAATTTGACAATCACTACACAGAAATTAAGAGGCAGATGTCTTAACGATCACCATCCTATCTAATTTGTAAAACTAACACTACTGGACAGattgttttaataatgtattatgTCTTAATTTTCACAGTTTTGCTTACTTCTCCACCATAACTGAGAAGCCTAACATGGAAATGCACGCTGCTGATCACAATGGCACTGCTACATTGTTGCTAAAAAAAAGCATCCTTACTTGGTTATAATGGAAAGGCCTGAAAATCTATCAGAATCTATCAGTATTTTGGTTCTAGCAAACTGTTCTCGATACCTACCCTTACTGACAGTACACTGCAGCAGAACTACTGCCTGACTCAACAAGCCCTCTAGGACAGCGTACGTCTTCCTTCTGTGTCAGTGCCCAATTGGTCAGTATGTGTTTTAACACACAGCCACAGACCTGTTCAAGCCTGTTCTTTGTCAATTTTCCATAATTGTTCTTTGACCTCCGTTGGCAGGGTGTTGAAGAGGTCCTCCTCTACCACGAGACCCGTTCTCTTTAGCTGTCTGCACTCGCCCAGCTCCACAGGCAGACACTCCAGACGGTTTCCTCTCAGCTCCAGCTGTGTCAGCCCGGTCAGCTCTCCAAACCGCGATGGCAGAGACTGCAGGCAATTGTTCCCCAAGTTCAAAGTGCGAAGCTTTTTGCAGTGGAACAGCTCATTAGGCAGGCCCTCAATCTTTATTTCAAGGTGGGGAGGGTGTTGTGTTGGGAGGCAAACAGAGAGATATTAGTATCTGTAACAAacatttttcagaaaaaaatccaatttACAATCCAAAAAGATTTAAATAATGGAAAACAGTAATTATTCAAGTACGCACCCTGTTGGCAGTAACTGCCAGGTACTGAAGATTCTGGAGGAAGCCTATGTCTGTAGGGATATCGTTTAGGTTGTTATGGCTCAGGTCCAGGAAGCGCAGCTTGCGGCAATAAAACAACTGGCTGGGGATCTTCTCGATCTTGTTTCTGTTCAGGTACAGTTTCTCCAGGTTGGTCAGTGTGCCAATCTGGATGGGAATATAGGCAATCTGGTTGTACCAGAGTTTAAGGCAGACCAGCCGATGAAGGTGCTGGAAGCTGATGATCTCCTCGATGGTCTTTAGATTGTTGTCTTTTAGATCAATCTCTTGCAAGTTGTGCAAGCTGAAGATTGAGTGTGGTATGCGTTCTAGATCACAGCGAATGAGCTCTAGCTCAGTCAGATTGACCATCTTCTTCAGGCTGTTGAGCACCATCAACTTGGTGCCTTCATTATTGATGGAAAGCTTCTGGAGGTGCAAGCCCACATCAGTCACTACCTGAGGTAGCTTGGTGAGATTGCTCTTCAGACGAAGAACTTTGAGCCTCTTGAGCTCCCGGAGCCCATCAATGACAATGTAACGGTTGTTCTCCGCGCTGAGATTCCCTGTGAGATGAAGCTCACTAAGATTCTTCAAACTGTAGATCCATAAGGGAATCTCTTTGATGTCAGTGAACTTGATGTGCAGAGACTTTAAGTTCTCACGCAAAAAAGCCAATGCAGGAGCTTCGATTTTGGCTGgtgtgtggtaaagccacagcTCTCGCAGGTTGACCAACTGGGCGATGATTGGCGGGATGGTGACATCAGGGATAAGCTCGAGTTTAACAACCTCCAGCTCCATCAGGTCAAATACTGTGTCAGGAATGCCACTCAGCATGAAAAGGTGCAACTCCAACTTCTCCTGAGAGTTCTTGGTAATCCTTTGCCTGAGCTTGTCCAGCGTCCACTCATTATTGAGGTTGAGTTGCCTCAGCTTATTTTCGCTTACTTCTGAGAGGAACACAGCGAAGCGTTTGGAGTACAGAGGGTCATACTGATCTATCATGTGCATCATGAATGCAAAGTCATTCTTCACATCGGGTATGTCACTGTAGCTGCTCTCTTCCCGTATCGACTCAAAGGAGTACTTCTTTAGAGAGCGCCGAAGCATCCAGGAAAGTGTGTACATGCAGATCAAACCATACACCATTACTAAGCTAATGTAGAAACAggctaatattttaaaaagtgtagCCAAGGGGTGAGCACACCGGTACACGCTGTAACCCGTCAGACTCTCTATATTCACTGAACAGTCAACACTGAATTTAATATCATGCACGTAATACCCTGTATAGcagattatcaaaataaactTGATGACTTTGATGATAGTCTGACGGATATACAGTCTGTATACAATGTCTCCTTCCTCAACGTGTATGCGgaactttttgactttttcaaagaGTGCTTTTGCCTGTTCACCCTCTTTCTTGTCCAAAACCCCAGTTTCTGTTCTATCTACAATGCCCTGTTCAAGGCGTGTCTTTGTTCTTTGGAGCATAGGAACACTGGCTTCAACATCTTCACTGATAACAGACTCCTTGTGGTCCATTGAGCCGTTCATTTTCATTGGTTTTGGGTCACTCTCTTCGACCACTGTCTCTGACAGTGCCCTAGTTGTCCATGGGGAGTCAAAGCATTTCAGCAAGATGGATACAAAGTGCTCTAGTTTGGAACTAGTCCGTGGGAACTTAAACCAAAAGTTGCTGCAAGCTAGGAAAATAAGGGTGTGAAGTAATACTAGGTAAGGAAAATACTTGGCAAACCAGTGCAATCTATTCTCGTAGCACACAGCATCCACATAGTTGTACTGGTGGCGGTCCAGATCATACTGGATCCCTTTGGGCTCCAAGAACAATGATGGGGAGAGAGTAGAATTGAAGTTCTTCCTGCAGGTCTGATTGACCACCCATTTGCAGGGCAGGCAGATCATCTTGTCCTGGGTGACCTGCAGTGTCCCCCCAAACACAGAAATCATAAGCATAACAATGGAGATGTAGTCTGTGAACACATCCCACCATGGTTTCAGGATGCGGTATGCCGGCTGTGTGTCCACAAAGTACCGCAACTCAGTGATGGGGATCATGGTTTATCTGTGGAAAAAAAGAGTTGAGGACAATCATAACTGAGTACAGTGATATACtgaattatacatatatatataaaaccctacttccaaaataaaaaataaaaatctcctTCCCcctaaaggtgctgacacactaGGCAGACGGCAAAGAACTAGTGGCGATGAAGGCCGACTGTGGTGTATCCTCACGTCACCTGTGTCTTGGCCAAAAAGTTACAATTGAACACACCGCAAAGACTACAGTCGATGGTCAACTAGCACATATGCTCTGCGCCTGtgtgagaggaaataactctccatGTCAGCAGAtagctggctagttagctagcttgctaatttaACACACCATGCTTTTATcctacactggttacagaaaataagcCATACAAAGTCGTCAATCATATTgtgatagcaatgtgctttcctacagTGTCACAAGATGTGAATGTACCATTAAGTTGTTAAATTGTACTAATTTAGTGGCCAGCCGGCTGGCTAGTcagctagcttgcttgctaggggGCTCAATTCTCAGACTAGCACCAACCTGggtgcagagggagagaggtctacgatctttaaataaagttttacgGACATTATATTATTCGtttttgttgctgctgcaggaatagcaacgcagatttcggtgcctcattctggtgccactgatatgtctgcacttctctctgatgctctgaaacagacgttacaggcaacagaaacctcgctgcacgtgacgctagttaacactatactcaacagcagctaacgttagcctaccgctagctagtagctggattaaacacggttacaatgctgacagctaacactaaacagtgtaaagtttgtctgtattttactgtagaggattcaacaccgggatgtaacaatctgcagctgctgttatcggaaaaacacagacggtgcgttcaatgaaactggtaatttacagtgttgtggtgcattcaaagttgttgttaaatgcccttttcccatctggtggttgtttttgtcattcaacagctatttactagtgaaataagttattgttatagtgattacattattattaaacatttaatttagacgatatggccttagcaataaacaagccattctttaatgttgccaactgtttagtacccttctttttttttttactttcttaaaaagtaacggttcaggcaccggtaccattttaaaagtaccgctttagcaccggtatccaaaccaaacaatacccaaccctaatattgactctagattcaaatgtgtgactagattaaatatataataaacaaatacaaatcttaaaatcaagttcataaagtcattttctttgcattaatttgattcccaatcaagatacactggtaagaattgctttccattgttaatatgtacttaaaaacagttttaagaatgcaaaataatagaattttaatcatgtgataaaacatgcgattaactatagaaattcaatgattaatcgcgattaagaaaatgtaatcgtttgacagccctaatcatAAGTTATGTATCTCTATGTACATTTACCCTCTTAagaacataatgtgcaaaaaaaacgtatttgaatagttcaaacctttttttttttaagattatttttggggctgtTTTGGGCTTTATTGGATTAACAtaggaaagtgggagagaaagggggatgacatgcagcaaagggccagaGGTTGGAATCGACCCTGTgccactgcggtaaggactgagccgtAGAACATGGGGtgcatgctcaaccaggtgagctactagGGCACCCCGAACCTGTGtttttttagaaggaacataaaaatgtcatttttggccagttttgacagccgtattgtgtattggattgatcagatAAGATGGAAAATGAGAAGAGCCTTCTGTGTATGCCCGCTTGACTTAGTTGTTTACTTGCTTTTGCTCACCTGTCCAGCGAGAGAGATTTCTCTAACAGACTGGCTCCGATGCCAACTCAGCATATTGAAAAGGCTGAAAAAAAGCCAACGAGGGTCAACTAGGGGTGACAGTGCTGGACAGACTGCAAAAACTAGGGCAACGGAACGCTCACCGTCGGGCCTACTTGGAACAATGGCCTATTACCATCTCCTTGGTGTGTCACTACCTTAATGCCTTAACAGCCTTTACCTGGACCACAATACCAGTACCAAGCCCAAAAATCAATACTACAATACTAACTAACAAGGTAATTCATCAGAACATTCCAGACGGTTCATTTGAAGGAGTAATGAACTTGTTGTGACAAAGAAATGCCTGATTGACATTACTGAGTGGGCTACAATGTTATTGATTTAACTATTGATAAACAGACACAATTAATCTTGCTTTCAAAAGAAGTGTCATACTGGACATAGCATTTTCAAATGTTGCCAAACGGCAAAGCAACCAACGATAAAACATGAAGTCAATGTGTCTGCATTTTAAATTTAGTCTCTTCAAGATTTAAGAGAATTAGTAATGGGTTGTCCCcatgaagaaaaagaagggaaaaaaacaaatatcccACGGGCAGCTGCCTAGAAAGTGTATGCAGActatacataaaataaatgagTAAATTAACAATCAGATTCAAGAAAAACCTATGCGCCTGAATTTCATTGGGAGGGCAGCCTTATTAGCAGGGATGCATTGAGCCCACTTTATCTCTTCTGATGCTGACTATGACACCAAAACTAAGTGCTTCAAACTGTATAAAGTACTCTGATACTTTATAAAGTATACATAATAATTaggaaaagttgaaaaaaatgtcttaaaaatggCATTGTTATGCAATATCAACAGTGATAAAGAAAAGGTAACATAGATCGCTCATACTGGCCAATATCTTATGGGTCAGTAACGGTGCAGATCCATGGTTTTGCATAGATGCATCACTACCAACTAGGGCTAGAGGTGGGCAATGTAATGATATTTCTGTGTGGTTATTTTGTCCATTAACAATTTTTAATTTATGttccagaaaatgtattatcaTAATGTCAGAAAGAATCACATATAACGTAATAGAGGACTTTTTTCCTTATCGCCCATCCCTGATTAGCAATAAATCTTATATGAGCATGATCATATTTACACCAGGCACACTGGCAGCAAGATCCAAGTTATTACCCCAAGTTGTTGGATGAAATATaaccaaacttaaaaaaaaaaaaagcacatgtgAACAACATAATCGGTGCATAAGAATTGATAAAAAGGCTAATAATGCACTTGAAAAATATTTCTACTTACAAATCCAAACTGTAAAGCACAATAACTCCATACGTAAACAGCAAAGAGAGAACCACAACTACTCCTATGCCACGGTTGTACATAAGAGCCAGATAAAGCCCTCCATATCAACCTCTAGCCTTGTGTGAGTGTGACACACCCAGCATGTAAGCTTGAGAAGTCACTCTTCTAAAGATGATGTTCCGTTTTGGCTTGTTTAACCCAAACAACACGACCGCCAGAGGAGCCACCTTGCTCCCCTGCTCTCTATTCTTAGCCATTTCCGTTAATAATACCCAGAGTATTGTCTGTGGGGGCCTTGAGAAGAGACCTTCAGGACGAGATCCTGTTTACCTTATAGAAGCTGCTGTCTCCAAATAGTATCTCTCTGGAATACTGTACCGTCACCTTTTGCTCCCCCACAGcccccaaaaacacacacctacacGTATACACAAAAAAGTTGGAGTTGGCATTCATAAGAGCTTGCACTTTGTTAGGAAACTGTAAAGACGCCTAGTTTGACCCTTGGCCAAATAAGAATTTACACTGGTCCCAGTTCATAGAAACTTttgcatacatacataacattgTTTCCAGTGCTGTAGCCTGGTATAGGTAGAAGATGTAGCAGCACAACAACCACACTTAGTAAATAAAATACTCACCAGTTTTGAGTGTTTTATTGGTGCTCCAGTGTCTGATGATGACCTTGGTGGACAAGCCACTCTCCGTGTATCCAAAACTCTTCATGGACCATTGCCTCTCTCACCGCTATGGGGTTGAATAGAAgacctgaaaaagaaaatgggagATAGACATTTGGtttcagctgtttttttgttttgttttttaacatactTGGGAGTGACACACCTAAACAAAAAGCGTAAATAAAGTTACTTGCATGCGTATTACTGATTCAAGTTAGCTATGTTTAAACAACAATACATTACACTATGTGGGCGTCTCCTCTTATTAACAAATGTGTAATATAtcgtggtagctagctagctagatgtGTTGTGTTTCAGATAGATGTTCATTTAGATGGATGTACTTATTATCCATCACTCACCGCTCGTAATGTTAGCATGGGAGGGGTGTCTTTGTCATCTGGCTAgataacgttagcgttagctgaGCAGGCACTTTTCAACAGAGAATTAAAGatgggtgatttttttttcaatgtatcATTAAATAATGTGACATGCTATCTTTGCGGAAATACACTGGTATCTCACAACAAGCTACTTAGCTACATACACTGACCACAAACAATAACATTGTTTGCTGTTGAAACACTTTAGCTAGTAAGCTAACCCAGCTAACGCTACACCCcggctttctctctctctgagtcttCAGAAGTTTCCATCATAGCACCGCTGTAGTTAATATGACAGTGATGAATTGCTAACATGTATTAAAACTGCTATGATGTTCAACTTACTACGTTTGGTGTGTTGCGATTAAATCCAACGCTACTTTAATGTTAACAACAGTTGCTAACAAATTGCGTTTGCTAGCAACTCcacttgctaacgttagctgttgtttttCAAGTGAGTCTCCAGCACCTCCGAGACGACGGATGGCAGTGTGGTGCTTTTAACAAACGTAGAAGAAGACCGCTCTTCCGCTATCTCTCTGGAAGGGGGTTGTTGATGTTTGGACAGTAAGAGAAAGATCATGTTTTGATTGACTGCACAACGGCTCTAAATAGTGTATTTTAATTTCGGAGATGTTGCCATTTAACTCTTTACGGATTGTGTGCTTATCCCGGGCTTTAGTGCACCCAAGTTGGCCGATGTCGAACAGACAGTCTGTTTATAAAACGGTTACATGTTCAGCACATTTTATGTCTATTAGCTTTCTCAAGGACACATGGAACAGCAACATGCACCTCAAATCACTGGGAAAGGAAAGAAAGCTCATTTACTACAGTAACCCAGTCAGTTCACACAGGAATTACTCTACAGGTCAAGTCCAACTGAACTGCTGGAACTGCAGACAGCCACTTGACACAACACCTGCATTCTTCTGCATGTCATGCAAAGTAGTCCAGCCCCCAGAAGAAGGGACAtcctattttaaaataatgaattgGTGAGTACCTTGTCTTATTACCACCATCTTTTTATTATtcatcaacattttatttattcaggtaGCCTGTAAAACATGTAATGTTACCATGTTGCCTCTTTTCAGTGACTACACATTCACACTGGACATACACAAACTGCAGAAAAGATACTTGCTGCTCCAGCGGTCTCTACATCCAGACAACTTCAGCCAAAAATCTGTGGTAGGCAGGGGGATGTGAGGGGAATCTGAATAGAGATCAGTTCAGTAACATGGTGTATTCGTACAAGTGTGAGACACGAAATTGGATTTGACCCTTTGTCCCTTTTAGGCCACTTGACTGTGCATTATTGTTTTGTTAGTGTGATTCATTGTGATTTAATCAAGGGAATAACTCTGGGCGAAAATCACAAGTTGAGTTCGAAAGACATTGAAAGATATAGGCCCTTAAAAGGCTGTTTTCCCTATATTAAGCTACCAGGCAAACAAGGTCAAGACAAGGGAAGCAGTTCAGGAATTCAAAATCACAATTGAGAAGATGAAAGCAttgctttaagaaaaaaaggacaacttgcaaaaaaattaaaatatatagtaCATAATTAATGAGGAGTTCAAACagctttatattttaaattgtatagTATGATCAGTGCTATTCAAGCGCGCAGGAACCTATTTTTGACCAGGGGTGCTGAATAAGAAAATAATGGATGTCTGACGATTTCTCCCCCCAGGAAATGTTTCAGATTTTGACAGCTAATATGTCATTTTAGCGCAGTGTATGGGTGAGAGTGAGAAGTTTTAGAAAAGTCCTGGGCAGCCAAAAATTCCACTGTTCCACAATTATGCAGCAGCACTCGCCACTCCCTCCACTGCGCGCACCCTAACATCACAGAAGCGTACTTGACATCATTAGCCTGTTTCAGTATATAGCTATGGTACATTATTTTTCTGATCGTCAAAACCACACCAGAGATGTTTGGCTTGGAAATATATGCTAATAATCAGGCTGCAATGACCTCGTCAACAATTTCCTAACTTGTGCCTTCTCCACAGCAAATAACCAAAGTTTCAGGAGACACTGAACCAGCGTGTAAACCGTAGTTCCTTTCCACACATGAACAGGAAGTAGCTGAACATATTGCCGTATTTCAGGATAATTACCAATTTTGCCCAGTAGATGGCACTCTAACACAACAAATGACACAAGAAACGGCTTATCATTCATTCTCATCTCAGCTAAAAAGACCGTTGAAAAGTTTCTGTCCCGAACCTccttccaggataactgaagttGCTTGGCTGACAGGGCTTTCTGAATCCTTCTGTAAAGTTATCGTTGGATGTTATGAtggtgctgctaacgttagcctagttGCTTGCTAATGTTAGTTCAGATTCAGGCTCTTCAGCTGCCACAACAGAGTTTGCCTCGGTGGTGGACGAGGAAACATCAACTGTAACATCTACAGatgaaatctttttttattttattgtgtcttgagataactcttgttatttTATTACTATGCCAGAAGAAAACCTCTTGTATCCTTTTCTGTGACATATTCTTCTCTACAACTAACGTTCCTCAACTAGCCTCAGCCTGCTCGCTTCTCAGCGAGTCACATCACTTGACTCACTTTCACTTTGACCTCTATAGCAGCTATAACAGTTCAtttttagtaggctatattcaaaCCTATCCATAACCCTTTTTTGCTATTTGCCTCATTATttgatatacaaaaatataaataatatcagACAGTGAATTAGTAATtatttaaatccagctcctgcTAGCAGGGGTTGCTGCAGCACCCTCAGCACCCTTCTTCCCACGCCCTTGGAGATATTAAGGGCCCAAGctttttgtatgttttgaggggcttaacatactcaaaaactcaccaaaattggcggtcgcttCAATTCTGGTGAAAagtttacatattttaagggtttcgggaataggtgcACAAAAATAGCTTGCTAGCGCTccctacaaaacttaaaaaattgagcccctgcaatacgtttaacgtagactcacgaaacgtGGTACACATGAAGCATGTCAGGACGTACAAAAAaggtcattggagccataccctaaacccaacaggaagtccgccattttgaattgaaagtttgaaATTATTTGCTATTTTGgccgtcgtactttaacgaactcctcctagagatttcatccgatcaacttcaaatttggtctgtgccatcttaagacgttaaagatgaaaagttattaaaagaaaaacttttcgtcataggacatggccgtggcggggcagccattttgtgcgtttcgccatcgaaacaggaagtgggtgtaacttgagtgtacattgtccatttggcttgaaacttttcaggattcataaagctgcttacacaccaaccagacggccaaccgtcggcagaaaaggcagttggactgatcagtctccccgagtttgtcaaaataacagaacacaccaaagaaacaagacgtaatacgtctccataacagcaggcggggctaatctgtattgtcgcccaaaaatgaaaaccggcagctgattggacgaacccatcacgtgggtcttgtttgtccagaaattcaaagacagactttcatggcggcttgttcagaatacgatctcatactgtactgaaatagttcaccgaaacgtgtttctgaaaacattttaagcgagaaataggccatgcagttgctgaatctgtcttcatgtcagatcaacaaagaaattaaattaaaagattttcgtcagattttgagatactctagtcacgctcattccgctccccgtttccgggttagcactctaccaatcagatgggtcatttgagtctgagtgccagcagtgcccgcccctattatacatgtcaaatcggccaaaatgaaggccgacggtccttcggacggacgacggcacggaacacaccaaacagactcgagtcactgacctcgccagactgtccaacagccgattatcagctctgtgtgtccgggccttaagagtccaaccctgacgacatctaaaggccgatatttactcaaagtcatagcgcctcct
This genomic window contains:
- the lrrc8ab gene encoding volume-regulated anion channel subunit LRRC8A codes for the protein MIPITELRYFVDTQPAYRILKPWWDVFTDYISIVMLMISVFGGTLQVTQDKMICLPCKWVVNQTCRKNFNSTLSPSLFLEPKGIQYDLDRHQYNYVDAVCYENRLHWFAKYFPYLVLLHTLIFLACSNFWFKFPRTSSKLEHFVSILLKCFDSPWTTRALSETVVEESDPKPMKMNGSMDHKESVISEDVEASVPMLQRTKTRLEQGIVDRTETGVLDKKEGEQAKALFEKVKKFRIHVEEGDIVYRLYIRQTIIKVIKFILIICYTGYYVHDIKFSVDCSVNIESLTGYSVYRCAHPLATLFKILACFYISLVMVYGLICMYTLSWMLRRSLKKYSFESIREESSYSDIPDVKNDFAFMMHMIDQYDPLYSKRFAVFLSEVSENKLRQLNLNNEWTLDKLRQRITKNSQEKLELHLFMLSGIPDTVFDLMELEVVKLELIPDVTIPPIIAQLVNLRELWLYHTPAKIEAPALAFLRENLKSLHIKFTDIKEIPLWIYSLKNLSELHLTGNLSAENNRYIVIDGLRELKRLKVLRLKSNLTKLPQVVTDVGLHLQKLSINNEGTKLMVLNSLKKMVNLTELELIRCDLERIPHSIFSLHNLQEIDLKDNNLKTIEEIISFQHLHRLVCLKLWYNQIAYIPIQIGTLTNLEKLYLNRNKIEKIPSQLFYCRKLRFLDLSHNNLNDIPTDIGFLQNLQYLAVTANRIEGLPNELFHCKKLRTLNLGNNCLQSLPSRFGELTGLTQLELRGNRLECLPVELGECRQLKRTGLVVEEDLFNTLPTEVKEQLWKIDKEQA
- the hscb gene encoding iron-sulfur cluster co-chaperone protein HscB gives rise to the protein MLPFNSLRIVCLSRALVHPSWPMSNRQSVYKTVTCSAHFMSISFLKDTWNSNMHLKSLGKERKLIYYSNPVSSHRNYSTGQVQLNCWNCRQPLDTTPAFFCMSCKVVQPPEEGTSYFKIMNCDYTFTLDIHKLQKRYLLLQRSLHPDNFSQKSVKEQEYSESHSALVNKAYQTLLKPLSRGLYMLELEGMRIEEGTDSGADLEFLMELMEINEALDKARTPEEANKIGQDTKRKLAVLTEEIDAALLKGELQAAKALLAQMKYHANIEEKVKEKLSEFM